The following coding sequences lie in one Agelaius phoeniceus isolate bAgePho1 unplaced genomic scaffold, bAgePho1.hap1 Scaffold_110, whole genome shotgun sequence genomic window:
- the LOC143692976 gene encoding olfactory receptor 14I1-like produces MSNSSCIRHFLLLALADTRQLQLLHFCLLLGISLAALLGNGLIISAVACGHHLHTPMFFFLLNLALADLGSICTTVPKAMHNSLWDTSNISYTGCAAQLFFFVFFLSAELYLLTIMCYDRYVSICKPLHYGTLLGSRACAHMAAAAWASAFLNALMHTANTFSLPLCHGNVLGQFFCEIPQILKLSCSKSYLRESGLLAISVCLVFGCFVFIVFSYVQIFRAVLRIPSERGRHKAFSTCLPHLAVVSLFVSTGTFAHLQPPFLSSPSLDLALSVLYSVVPPALNPLIYSLRNQELKAAVWRLMSGCFQKH; encoded by the coding sequence atgtccaacagcagctgcatcaggcacttcctgctgctggcattggcagacacgcggcagctgcagctcctgcacttctgcctcttgctgggcatctccctggctgccctcctgggcaacggcctcatcatcagcgccgtagcctgcggccaccacctgcacacgcccatgttcttcttcctgctcaacctggccctcgctgacctgggctccatctgcaccactgtgcccaaagccatgcacaattccctctgggacaccagcaacatctcctacactggatgtgctgctcagctctttttctttgtgttctttctGTCAGCAGAGCTTTatctcctgaccatcatgtgctacgaccgctacgtgtccatctgcaaacccctgcactacgggaccctcctgggcagcagagcttgtgcccacatggcagcagctgcctgggccagtgcctttctcaatgctctcatgcacacggccaatacattttccctgcccctgtgccatggcaatgtcctgggccagttcttctgtgaaatcccacagatcctcaaactctcctgctccaaatcctatctCAGGGAATCTGGGCTTCTTGCTATTAGTGTGTGTTTGGTATtcggttgttttgtgttcattgttttctcctatgtgcagatcttcagggctgtgctgaggatcccctctgagcgggggcggcacaaagccttttccacctgcctccctcacctggctgtggtctctctctttgtcagcactggcacatttgctcacctgcagccccccttcctgtcctccccatccctggatctggccctgtcagttctgtactcggtggtgcctccagccctgaaccccctcatctacagcctgaggaaccaggagctaaaggctgcagtgtggagactgatgagtggatgctttcagaaacattaa